In a genomic window of Bacillota bacterium:
- a CDS encoding carbon monoxide dehydrogenase, producing the protein MKLAISGKGGVGKTTIASALIKVFAAKRSAVYAIDADPDACLASGIGIPDQEAQSIKPVVDMRDLIRSKSGGGAFYVLNPKLDDSVEEYCYQHGNVWFLRMGDVKKGGSECYCRENTFLHALISSLLLDKGEVVVMDMGAGIEHLTRGTAKGVDMMLVVVEPTKNSINTAHRVQEMAGDLGIRNVKIIANKIASDKQKQFIAKSFPDGDVLGFIPFNDILWANAMESPDKVESGRELLDQIENVCQKIEKKVGDLGQN; encoded by the coding sequence ATGAAACTGGCAATTTCAGGTAAAGGCGGCGTGGGAAAGACAACCATAGCATCAGCTTTAATTAAAGTTTTTGCTGCAAAGCGTTCAGCTGTCTACGCTATCGATGCTGATCCTGACGCGTGCCTGGCATCTGGCATTGGAATTCCTGATCAAGAAGCCCAAAGCATTAAACCGGTGGTGGATATGAGGGATTTAATCCGCAGCAAAAGCGGAGGCGGTGCCTTTTATGTCCTTAACCCCAAACTGGACGATTCAGTAGAAGAATACTGTTACCAGCACGGCAATGTATGGTTCCTCCGCATGGGAGACGTAAAAAAAGGTGGTTCCGAATGCTATTGCCGGGAAAATACATTCTTACACGCTCTCATATCTTCTTTGCTTTTAGATAAGGGCGAGGTTGTAGTGATGGATATGGGAGCGGGAATAGAACATCTAACCAGGGGAACCGCAAAAGGAGTGGACATGATGTTAGTGGTGGTTGAGCCCACTAAAAATAGCATCAATACCGCCCACCGCGTACAGGAAATGGCCGGTGACCTGGGAATAAGAAATGTTAAAATCATTGCCAATAAAATAGCATCTGATAAACAAAAACAATTTATTGCAAAAAGTTTCCCGGACGGAGACGTCTTGGGATTTATACCATTTAATGACATCCTTTGGGCAAACGCAATGGAGTCACCAGACAAAGTGGAGTCAGGGAGAGAATTGTTGGATCAGATCGAAAATGTTTGCCAAAAGATTGAAAAGAAGGTAGGTGATTTAGGACAAAATTAG
- a CDS encoding redox-sensing transcriptional repressor Rex, which translates to MKTLRVPEATVTRLSIYSRFLERLDKNGVTTVSSGDIAEGVGVSPAQVRKDLAYFGEFGTRGVGYNVKDLMKYTLRILGLDKSWSLLLVGAGNLGFALCTYKGFNIRGFTIKAVFDNHPTKVGKQIGDLEVQSLDSFENMVEKYDAKIGIIAVPPKAAQEVADLMVKTGLKAILNFAPVALNIPDNVELRNVDLSVKLEILTFNLGFHEAENI; encoded by the coding sequence GTGAAAACCCTTAGAGTTCCAGAGGCAACGGTAACACGTTTGTCTATTTATTCCCGATTTTTAGAACGTCTTGATAAAAATGGAGTTACAACGGTATCCTCAGGCGATATTGCGGAAGGTGTAGGAGTTAGCCCGGCCCAGGTAAGAAAGGACCTGGCCTACTTTGGGGAATTCGGCACCCGGGGTGTAGGTTACAATGTAAAAGATCTTATGAAATATACACTTAGGATTTTAGGATTAGATAAGTCTTGGTCCTTACTACTGGTGGGAGCCGGAAATTTAGGCTTTGCGTTATGCACCTACAAAGGATTTAATATACGTGGTTTTACCATTAAAGCCGTGTTTGATAATCACCCAACGAAAGTAGGTAAGCAAATTGGCGATTTGGAAGTACAGTCGTTAGATAGCTTTGAAAATATGGTTGAGAAGTATGACGCCAAAATTGGTATCATAGCAGTCCCGCCGAAGGCAGCTCAAGAAGTGGCTGACTTAATGGTTAAAACAGGGCTAAAGGCCATTTTAAACTTTGCCCCGGTGGCGTTAAATATCCCCGATAACGTAGAACTTCGAAATGTTGACCTTTCAGTTAAGTTAGAAATACTGACTTTTAATCTTGGGTTTCATGAAGCAGAAAATATTTAG
- a CDS encoding NAD(P)H-dependent oxidoreductase subunit E: protein MDHERRHNHQQEDEVQCTSIDTVIEEHKGRPDALIRVLKEAHSLLGHLPEELLDYIAAGLEIPPVDVRAVASVYPGLQIKTGEEINGENDAKHKICVCKGTSCYIKGSNEVLDRLCRELNIEPGGTTPDRQFSLDVVRCVGACALGSVLTVNGEIYPRVKPEKIPKILAKFNE from the coding sequence ATGGACCACGAAAGAAGACATAATCATCAACAAGAGGACGAGGTACAATGTACTTCTATTGACACGGTCATTGAGGAACATAAAGGACGCCCGGATGCCTTAATACGTGTTCTTAAAGAAGCACATTCGCTTCTGGGACACCTGCCCGAAGAGCTGTTGGACTATATTGCCGCCGGGCTGGAAATACCGCCGGTAGATGTGCGCGCAGTAGCATCCGTTTATCCCGGGCTACAAATCAAAACCGGTGAGGAGATTAATGGGGAAAATGATGCCAAGCACAAAATATGTGTTTGTAAGGGCACTTCCTGCTATATAAAGGGATCAAATGAGGTACTGGACCGCCTTTGCCGCGAACTAAACATAGAGCCGGGAGGTACAACCCCTGACCGGCAGTTTTCTTTGGATGTAGTTCGCTGCGTCGGTGCATGCGCCCTGGGTTCGGTTTTAACCGTGAACGGTGAAATTTATCCCCGGGTGAAACCAGAAAAAATCCCCAAAATACTTGCCAAGTTTAATGAATAG
- a CDS encoding Lrp/AsnC family transcriptional regulator — translation MHLDNLDRELLNRIQHGFPVVPEPYKDLANQLDIMEEEVINRLRAMIDAGVIRRLGGIFDSRRVGYTGTLCALKVPEDKIESVAEVINEYSGITHNYLRDHEYNMWFTLLAQSTERIDQILDEIREKTKIEEILSLPASRIFKIKVNFKVTGESKC, via the coding sequence ATGCACTTGGATAATCTGGACAGAGAGTTATTGAACAGAATTCAGCACGGCTTCCCTGTCGTGCCTGAGCCATACAAGGATTTAGCAAACCAGCTGGATATAATGGAAGAAGAAGTAATCAACAGACTGCGGGCAATGATTGACGCAGGAGTTATTCGCAGGCTGGGGGGGATTTTTGATTCCCGCCGGGTGGGATATACTGGAACACTGTGCGCTTTAAAGGTGCCGGAGGATAAAATAGAGTCAGTGGCTGAAGTAATCAATGAGTACTCCGGCATTACACATAATTATTTACGCGACCATGAATATAACATGTGGTTTACCCTTTTAGCCCAGTCCACAGAGAGAATTGACCAAATATTAGATGAAATTCGTGAAAAAACTAAAATTGAAGAGATTTTAAGCCTTCCTGCCAGCCGCATTTTCAAAATTAAAGTAAACTTTAAAGTAACGGGAGAGAGCAAATGTTAA
- the hydG gene encoding [FeFe] hydrogenase H-cluster radical SAM maturase HydG, which yields MSFNDASFINEQRVNTIIEDAKNTPREKLVQIINKAGEAKGLTMEETAALLHTSDPEILALLYQKASEIKNKIYGRRVVLFAPLYLSNHCINSCTYCGYQKTNELERRKLSMPEIREEVVILESMGHKRLALETGEHPKQCPIEYVLDAIKNIYEVKQENGSIRRVNVNIAATTVEEYRLLKEAGIGTYILFQETYHRETYAKKHLAGPKKDYNWHTTAMDRAMEAGIDDVGIGVLFGLHDYKFEVISMLMHALHLEEKFGVGPHTISVPRLRPAAGMDIKQYPYMISDDEFKKIVAIIRLAVPYTGLIMSTREKPETRDRLLSIGVSQFSAGSCTGVGGYKREQDTTNYNCKDNTAQFEVEDHRSPDEVLRSICLSGYLPSFCTACYRQGRTGDRFMSLAKTGEIQNVCQPNAILTFKEYLMDYASEETQRVGEQTINDNLKEITNAKILATTEARLKRIEEGERDLYF from the coding sequence ATGTCTTTTAATGACGCAAGTTTTATCAACGAACAACGGGTAAATACCATTATCGAAGATGCCAAGAATACACCCAGGGAAAAACTTGTCCAGATTATTAACAAGGCCGGCGAGGCAAAGGGCCTTACCATGGAAGAGACTGCAGCTTTGCTGCACACTTCTGACCCGGAAATATTGGCTCTTTTATATCAAAAGGCATCGGAAATCAAAAACAAAATTTACGGCCGGCGGGTGGTTTTATTTGCCCCCCTTTACCTGAGCAATCATTGCATAAATAGTTGTACTTACTGTGGTTACCAGAAGACTAATGAACTGGAAAGGCGTAAGCTTTCCATGCCAGAGATCAGGGAAGAGGTAGTCATATTGGAATCTATGGGACATAAGCGACTGGCCTTGGAAACGGGTGAACATCCCAAACAGTGTCCCATAGAATACGTTCTGGATGCTATTAAAAACATATATGAAGTAAAGCAAGAGAACGGTAGTATACGCCGTGTAAACGTAAACATTGCCGCTACCACTGTAGAGGAGTACAGGTTACTTAAGGAAGCCGGTATTGGTACTTATATACTGTTCCAAGAAACGTATCACCGGGAAACATACGCCAAAAAACACCTTGCCGGTCCCAAAAAAGACTATAACTGGCATACCACGGCCATGGACAGAGCAATGGAGGCTGGTATAGACGACGTTGGAATAGGGGTACTATTCGGGCTCCATGACTATAAATTTGAAGTCATTAGCATGTTAATGCACGCACTACACCTAGAAGAGAAATTTGGAGTAGGACCACATACAATTTCTGTACCTAGGCTTCGCCCCGCAGCTGGAATGGACATAAAGCAATACCCGTATATGATTTCCGACGATGAATTTAAAAAAATAGTAGCCATTATCCGGCTCGCTGTTCCTTATACCGGACTCATTATGTCCACCCGTGAAAAACCCGAGACAAGGGACCGCCTCCTGTCTATAGGCGTCTCGCAATTTAGCGCCGGGTCCTGCACCGGAGTAGGGGGCTATAAGCGGGAGCAAGACACTACAAACTACAACTGTAAAGATAATACAGCCCAGTTTGAGGTTGAAGATCACCGGAGCCCGGACGAAGTTTTGAGGAGTATATGCCTTTCCGGGTATCTTCCCAGTTTTTGTACTGCATGCTACCGGCAAGGACGCACAGGGGACAGATTTATGTCTTTAGCTAAAACCGGTGAAATACAAAATGTATGCCAGCCAAATGCTATTTTAACTTTTAAAGAATATCTCATGGATTACGCCTCGGAGGAGACCCAAAGAGTAGGAGAGCAAACAATTAATGACAACCTTAAGGAAATAACAAATGCCAAAATTCTTGCAACCACAGAGGCCAGACTTAAACGCATTGAAGAGGGAGAGCGAGACCTTTATTTTTAA
- a CDS encoding TIGR00725 family protein codes for MIYYIGVIGAAKCSDEIKNMAISVGEELANNEAIILCGGHGGVMEGTAIGAASRGGTVIGILPGHDRCEGNKYLTYVLPTGLGDARNAIITRSADALIAISGGAGTLSEIGLALKMGKTVIGLRTWGINPPTREHYQFVSANTPLEAVNLALKACMSRS; via the coding sequence ATTATTTATTATATCGGAGTAATTGGAGCTGCCAAGTGCAGCGATGAGATAAAGAATATGGCCATCAGTGTGGGTGAGGAATTGGCTAACAATGAGGCAATAATATTGTGCGGGGGCCATGGCGGGGTTATGGAAGGAACGGCCATAGGCGCGGCCAGTCGCGGTGGAACAGTAATTGGCATATTACCCGGCCATGACCGCTGTGAAGGCAACAAATACCTAACTTATGTTTTACCTACCGGGCTAGGAGATGCCCGCAACGCCATAATTACCCGCTCCGCTGACGCGCTTATTGCTATATCCGGAGGAGCAGGAACATTATCTGAGATTGGTCTGGCACTTAAGATGGGGAAAACTGTTATCGGTCTTCGTACTTGGGGCATAAATCCTCCCACGCGTGAGCATTATCAGTTTGTCAGTGCTAACACCCCTTTAGAGGCTGTAAATCTAGCCCTAAAAGCTTGCATGTCGAGGAGTTGA
- the hydE gene encoding [FeFe] hydrogenase H-cluster radical SAM maturase HydE has product MRTSFKAALEKTLAGKTIAKEDLVTLLEATDPEEMNILFSTADATRQRYVGDEVHFRGIIEFSNHCLQNCLYCGLRRDNKKLRRYRMTPEEIMKACDQAATAGFKTIVLQSGEDTNYSAGTLAELIWRIKDKHDMAITLSLGEKQAGFYQRLREAGADRYLIKHETKDPELFTRLRPGTSLQKRVDCIKELKRQGFEVGSGNMVGLPGQSLDVLAEDILLMRELDIDMAGVGPFIPSEHTPLKNSSQGDLYLTLKAVALTRLVLPWCNIPATTALGTIDNRGRAMALGCGANVIMPNITPPALRKHYQIYPGKESLFDGPGKPENLQALVKSMGRKLSSGKGSALENRLKL; this is encoded by the coding sequence ATGCGCACCAGCTTTAAGGCAGCCTTAGAAAAAACTTTAGCGGGAAAGACCATAGCCAAAGAGGACCTGGTTACGCTCCTGGAAGCAACGGACCCGGAAGAAATGAATATTCTTTTTTCGACAGCTGATGCAACGCGCCAACGGTACGTGGGCGATGAGGTTCACTTTCGCGGCATTATTGAATTCTCCAACCACTGTTTACAAAACTGTCTTTATTGTGGACTGCGTAGGGATAATAAAAAGCTACGGCGGTATAGAATGACCCCCGAGGAAATTATGAAAGCCTGTGATCAAGCGGCAACGGCGGGGTTTAAAACTATAGTACTGCAGTCAGGGGAAGATACTAACTATTCAGCTGGTACACTGGCTGAATTAATTTGGCGCATTAAAGATAAACACGATATGGCCATTACCCTTTCTCTGGGAGAAAAACAGGCCGGCTTTTATCAGCGCCTGCGGGAAGCCGGAGCTGACAGGTATTTAATTAAACACGAAACTAAAGACCCCGAACTTTTTACCAGACTGCGCCCAGGAACAAGTCTGCAAAAGCGTGTGGATTGCATCAAAGAATTAAAGAGGCAAGGATTTGAAGTTGGATCGGGAAATATGGTTGGTCTGCCCGGGCAAAGTCTGGATGTACTGGCGGAAGACATTTTACTGATGCGGGAATTGGATATTGATATGGCAGGGGTGGGGCCTTTTATCCCCAGTGAGCACACACCTTTGAAAAACTCCTCTCAGGGAGACTTATATTTGACCCTAAAGGCTGTAGCGCTAACGCGACTGGTCTTACCCTGGTGTAATATTCCGGCTACCACCGCCTTGGGAACAATTGATAACCGTGGGAGGGCAATGGCTCTGGGCTGTGGCGCTAATGTAATTATGCCTAACATTACGCCACCCGCACTAAGAAAGCATTATCAAATCTATCCGGGTAAAGAAAGTTTATTTGACGGCCCGGGAAAGCCGGAAAACCTGCAAGCACTTGTTAAATCCATGGGAAGAAAGCTGTCGTCAGGGAAAGGCAGCGCACTGGAAAACAGATTAAAGTTATAA
- a CDS encoding YjbQ family protein, with translation MSPRILSVQTKKHSQFIDITGDLTKMVSNTGIKEGICYIYVPHTTAAITINENADQTVQRDIIKQLEELIPWENNFFKHTEGNSAAHAKASLLGSNCSVIINEGKLLLGTWQGIYFCEFDGPRNRNVYVKIANIS, from the coding sequence ATGTCGCCCCGGATTCTAAGCGTTCAGACTAAAAAACACTCACAGTTTATTGATATTACAGGAGACCTCACTAAAATGGTTTCCAATACGGGTATAAAAGAGGGTATATGTTATATTTATGTACCTCATACAACAGCTGCAATTACCATTAACGAAAATGCTGATCAAACGGTGCAAAGGGATATTATTAAGCAGCTAGAGGAATTAATACCATGGGAAAATAATTTTTTTAAACACACAGAAGGCAATTCTGCAGCTCATGCGAAAGCGTCACTACTGGGAAGCAACTGCTCCGTAATTATAAACGAAGGAAAACTGCTTTTGGGCACCTGGCAGGGAATTTATTTCTGTGAATTCGACGGGCCAAGGAACAGAAATGTTTATGTTAAAATAGCAAATATTTCATAG
- a CDS encoding Lrp/AsnC family transcriptional regulator translates to MLTDQEKKIVRELQNNIPLVKRPFEQMARGLGMEEQELLDKIEEFRQRGILRRFGATVRHQNLGYTANAMVVWDIPDDQVEEAGKTMAQFPEVSHCYQRPTHPGWPYKLFTVVHGKTRSECEEKAWAIAQKTGYHNYKPVFSTRELKKSSMKYFED, encoded by the coding sequence ATGTTAACCGACCAGGAAAAGAAAATTGTCAGAGAATTACAAAACAATATACCTCTGGTGAAAAGGCCTTTTGAGCAAATGGCCCGCGGGCTGGGCATGGAGGAGCAGGAACTATTAGACAAGATAGAGGAATTTAGGCAAAGGGGTATTTTACGCAGGTTCGGCGCCACGGTAAGGCATCAAAACCTGGGCTATACCGCAAACGCCATGGTTGTATGGGATATACCCGATGACCAAGTAGAAGAGGCTGGTAAAACAATGGCCCAATTTCCCGAAGTCAGCCACTGCTATCAACGCCCTACCCATCCGGGCTGGCCTTATAAACTATTTACCGTAGTACACGGCAAAACCCGCTCTGAATGCGAGGAAAAAGCCTGGGCTATTGCACAGAAAACAGGGTACCATAATTATAAACCGGTCTTCAGTACCCGAGAATTAAAAAAGAGCAGCATGAAGTATTTTGAGGATTAA
- the hemL gene encoding glutamate-1-semialdehyde-2,1-aminomutase, translated as MSKSFTKSQELFAQAKEVIPGGVNSPVRAFASIKDMGPLFMEKGEGALIYDADGNNYVDYVASWGPLILGHRHPEVVEALAKCLEKGTSFGTPTELETDLANEITQAVPSMDMVRLVNSGTEATMSALRLARGYTGRNKIVKFEGCYHGHADFLLIKAGSGALTTGVPTSPGVPESTAENTINAPFNDIETCREIFEQEGPNIAAVIVEPVAGNMGVVPPKPGFLEGLRKITLQYGAVLIFDEVMTGFRVGYGGAQSLYGIKPDLTCLGKIIGGGLPVGAYGGKKSIMEYISPVGPVYQAGTLAGNPLAVTAGLATLRILKRKGVYQELEAKAAQLARGLEEAAREADFPATVNSVGSMVCSYFTRGPVHDFDTACSSNTEAFSDYYKAMLQNGIYLAPSQFESAFVSLAHTQEQIEKTIDAAKSTLKNLV; from the coding sequence GTGTCCAAAAGTTTTACCAAGTCACAGGAGCTTTTCGCACAGGCCAAGGAAGTCATCCCAGGCGGCGTAAACAGTCCCGTTCGTGCCTTTGCTTCCATCAAAGATATGGGTCCTCTTTTTATGGAAAAAGGGGAAGGTGCTTTGATCTATGATGCGGACGGCAACAATTACGTAGATTATGTGGCTTCCTGGGGCCCCCTTATCCTTGGCCACCGGCATCCTGAAGTGGTGGAGGCACTGGCCAAGTGCCTGGAGAAAGGAACCAGCTTTGGAACGCCCACCGAACTGGAAACCGATCTCGCCAACGAGATTACACAGGCCGTTCCTTCCATGGACATGGTGCGCCTTGTAAACTCCGGCACCGAGGCAACCATGAGCGCACTGCGACTGGCCCGTGGATACACGGGAAGGAACAAGATCGTAAAATTTGAAGGGTGTTACCACGGACACGCCGACTTTCTGCTAATCAAGGCCGGATCCGGCGCTCTGACCACCGGCGTTCCTACCAGCCCCGGGGTTCCGGAATCAACCGCTGAAAACACTATTAACGCCCCCTTCAATGACATAGAGACATGCCGGGAAATATTTGAGCAAGAAGGGCCCAATATAGCAGCAGTAATTGTGGAGCCTGTCGCCGGCAACATGGGTGTTGTACCTCCAAAACCGGGATTCCTGGAAGGACTGCGTAAAATTACACTGCAGTACGGGGCTGTTTTGATATTTGACGAAGTGATGACAGGCTTCCGGGTAGGCTACGGTGGTGCGCAAAGTTTATATGGTATTAAACCTGACTTGACTTGCCTGGGTAAGATTATTGGCGGGGGATTACCTGTAGGTGCTTACGGGGGCAAAAAGTCCATCATGGAATACATATCACCCGTAGGGCCCGTATACCAGGCGGGAACACTGGCGGGGAACCCTCTGGCAGTGACTGCCGGACTGGCTACCTTAAGAATTCTAAAAAGAAAAGGTGTCTATCAAGAGCTGGAAGCGAAGGCCGCACAGCTTGCCCGTGGACTGGAAGAGGCAGCCCGGGAAGCAGACTTCCCGGCCACTGTAAACAGTGTGGGCTCCATGGTGTGCTCGTACTTTACCCGCGGTCCGGTGCACGATTTTGACACGGCATGTTCATCAAACACAGAGGCTTTTTCTGATTATTATAAAGCCATGCTGCAGAATGGAATCTACCTGGCACCATCTCAATTTGAATCTGCCTTTGTTTCCCTGGCCCACACCCAGGAACAAATCGAAAAAACAATTGATGCTGCTAAAAGCACATTAAAAAATTTAGTATAA
- the nirJ2 gene encoding putative heme d1 biosynthesis radical SAM protein NirJ2: protein MLVSWNTTNQCNLYCQHCYRDAGIRAQDELNTEEAINLIDEIAKAGFKIMIFSGGEPLMRQDIYQLITHAAQTGLRPVLGTNGTLITPEVARKLKAAGLMAVGISLDSTDAARHDKFRAVPGCWEQAVAGMRACLQADLPFQIHTTVMEWNYDEVETLTDFAVAEGARGHHVFFLVPTGRAVDIEEESLRASQYETLIKRLMKKQQEVDIEVKPTCAPQFMRIAEQMGLDLRFTRGCLAGISYCIINPVGDVQPCAYLEVPVGNVRNTPFSEIWEQNEVFDKLRSLDYQGGCGSCGYKKVCGGCRARAYYYHNDYMAEEPWCLYHGRKGY from the coding sequence ATGCTGGTATCCTGGAACACTACCAATCAATGCAACCTATACTGCCAGCACTGCTACCGTGATGCAGGGATTCGTGCCCAAGACGAACTGAACACCGAAGAAGCGATAAATCTCATCGACGAAATAGCCAAAGCAGGCTTTAAAATAATGATTTTCAGCGGCGGAGAACCTCTCATGCGGCAAGATATTTACCAATTGATCACTCACGCTGCGCAAACAGGACTTCGCCCGGTACTGGGCACCAACGGGACTCTTATCACCCCCGAGGTAGCTCGTAAACTTAAAGCAGCAGGACTGATGGCGGTGGGAATCAGTTTAGACAGCACGGATGCAGCCAGGCACGATAAATTTAGAGCTGTTCCCGGCTGTTGGGAACAAGCCGTGGCAGGAATGAGAGCCTGCCTGCAGGCAGACCTTCCTTTCCAGATTCACACCACAGTCATGGAATGGAACTATGATGAGGTGGAAACACTGACTGATTTTGCAGTAGCAGAAGGTGCACGCGGCCATCACGTATTTTTCCTGGTGCCCACCGGCAGGGCTGTTGACATTGAAGAGGAAAGCCTGCGAGCCAGCCAGTATGAGACTCTGATTAAACGGCTAATGAAAAAACAGCAGGAAGTTGATATTGAAGTAAAACCAACCTGTGCGCCTCAGTTTATGCGCATTGCGGAGCAAATGGGCCTTGATTTGCGTTTCACCAGGGGTTGTTTAGCGGGGATTTCATATTGCATCATCAACCCGGTGGGAGACGTTCAGCCCTGCGCATATCTGGAGGTTCCAGTAGGTAATGTACGCAACACGCCTTTTAGCGAAATATGGGAGCAAAATGAGGTATTTGATAAGCTGCGTTCCTTGGATTATCAAGGAGGGTGTGGTTCCTGCGGCTATAAAAAAGTATGCGGCGGCTGCAGAGCAAGGGCATACTACTATCATAACGACTATATGGCAGAAGAACCTTGGTGCCTTTACCACGGGAGAAAGGGATATTGA
- a CDS encoding CopG family transcriptional regulator, translated as MSQRIGVIGIVVEDRGHAAARINQILGEYSHLIVGRMGIPYRERKVSVISLIIDGDTDEIGAMSGKLGNIKGVQVKSALVSKN; from the coding sequence ATGTCCCAGCGCATTGGAGTTATCGGAATTGTAGTGGAAGACCGCGGTCATGCCGCTGCACGCATCAATCAGATTTTGGGGGAATACTCGCATTTAATAGTGGGCCGGATGGGGATTCCCTACCGGGAGAGAAAGGTTTCCGTTATCTCCTTAATCATTGACGGTGATACGGACGAGATCGGCGCCATGTCAGGGAAACTGGGAAACATAAAGGGAGTGCAAGTAAAATCAGCCCTTGTTTCTAAGAATTAG
- a CDS encoding 4Fe-4S ferredoxin: MADEKKKKIPKFNFILDADSCMACAACEWECADDAVYVDDTVNYAIDLNNCKRCGRCYRACPVDAISRIPNPEYQAAQAN; the protein is encoded by the coding sequence TTGGCTGATGAAAAGAAAAAGAAGATCCCTAAGTTTAACTTCATTCTTGATGCTGATTCATGTATGGCATGTGCCGCTTGTGAATGGGAATGCGCTGACGATGCAGTATACGTTGACGACACTGTAAATTATGCTATTGACCTTAACAATTGCAAACGCTGCGGCCGTTGCTACAGGGCTTGCCCCGTAGACGCTATTTCCCGCATACCAAACCCTGAGTACCAGGCAGCCCAGGCTAACTAA
- the hydF gene encoding [FeFe] hydrogenase H-cluster maturation GTPase HydF yields the protein MNNTPRGSRLHIAIFGRRNVGKSSLINSLTNQDLAIVSDVAGTTTDPVFKSMEILPIGPVVLIDTAGIDDQGMLGELRRKKTLEVLRKTDLVLLVVSPENEPGNYETDIAQLASENGVPVVGVANKQDLDLDPKVEDWQRSLDIPFYLVSSVTRYGLQELKQGIVKHAPKDWTAPAIIGDKLSAGDTVIMVIPIDNAAPKGRIILPQVQTLRDLLDHNTQAMVCKETELAASLEKMSSPPRMVITDSQAFKMVSEIVPESIELTSFSILFARYKGDLETLVAGAKAIDELQPGTKVLVAEACTHHRVDDDIGTQKIPHWLEQKVGGKLNFTWANGINLPENLNQFDLVVHCGACMINRQEMMYRVMECKKAQIPIVNYGVLIAHIHGILPRVLSPFPEALEILHQTPYQPKAGSDNRVEEL from the coding sequence ATGAATAATACCCCCAGGGGCAGTAGACTGCACATAGCTATATTTGGTAGAAGAAATGTGGGTAAATCCAGTCTAATCAACTCGCTAACCAACCAGGACCTGGCTATTGTTTCGGATGTGGCGGGCACAACAACGGACCCGGTATTTAAATCCATGGAAATCTTACCCATCGGGCCGGTGGTGCTTATCGACACAGCAGGTATTGACGACCAGGGTATGCTGGGTGAACTAAGAAGGAAAAAGACTCTGGAAGTGTTGAGGAAAACTGACCTGGTGCTGTTGGTGGTATCACCCGAAAATGAGCCGGGCAATTATGAAACGGATATTGCCCAACTGGCCTCAGAAAACGGTGTTCCGGTGGTGGGAGTTGCCAATAAACAGGACTTGGACCTGGATCCTAAAGTTGAAGATTGGCAGCGCTCACTGGATATTCCTTTCTATCTGGTGAGCTCTGTAACCCGTTATGGCTTGCAAGAACTTAAACAGGGCATCGTTAAACATGCCCCCAAAGACTGGACGGCACCGGCCATCATAGGAGATAAATTGTCCGCCGGGGATACCGTGATAATGGTGATCCCTATTGATAACGCAGCACCAAAGGGACGTATCATTCTGCCTCAGGTGCAAACGCTGCGCGACCTCTTAGATCATAATACACAGGCTATGGTTTGCAAAGAAACGGAATTAGCGGCAAGTTTAGAAAAAATGAGCTCCCCCCCCAGGATGGTGATCACAGACTCCCAGGCCTTTAAAATGGTTTCAGAAATCGTTCCTGAAAGCATAGAACTAACATCCTTTTCTATCCTCTTCGCCAGGTATAAAGGTGACCTGGAAACACTGGTTGCCGGTGCTAAGGCGATAGATGAACTGCAGCCGGGTACTAAAGTGCTGGTAGCAGAAGCATGTACCCACCACAGGGTTGATGATGATATCGGGACCCAAAAGATACCTCACTGGCTGGAGCAAAAAGTAGGCGGTAAGCTGAACTTCACCTGGGCCAATGGGATTAATTTGCCGGAAAATCTAAACCAGTTTGATCTGGTGGTACACTGCGGTGCGTGCATGATTAATCGCCAGGAGATGATGTACCGGGTAATGGAATGTAAAAAAGCGCAGATCCCCATTGTCAATTACGGGGTCTTAATTGCGCATATACACGGCATATTGCCAAGAGTTTTATCGCCTTTCCCGGAAGCCCTGGAAATTTTGCATCAAACACCGTACCAACCTAAGGCAGGATCAGATAATAGAGTGGAGGAACTTTAA